One Staphylococcus simiae genomic region harbors:
- a CDS encoding truncated hemoglobin produces the protein MTETPYDIIGKDALYKMIDHFYRLVEQDDRINHLFPGDFAETSRKQKQFLTQFLGGPKLYTAEHGHPMLKKRHMEFIITEYERDAWLENMHQAITEANFPLGVGDYLFERLRLTANHMVNS, from the coding sequence ATGACAGAAACACCATATGACATTATTGGTAAAGATGCATTATATAAGATGATCGACCATTTTTATAGACTGGTTGAACAAGATGATAGAATAAATCATTTATTCCCAGGCGATTTTGCGGAAACAAGTCGCAAGCAAAAGCAATTTTTGACCCAATTTTTAGGTGGACCAAAATTGTATACAGCAGAGCACGGCCATCCGATGCTAAAAAAAAGACACATGGAATTTATAATTACCGAATATGAACGTGATGCATGGTTAGAAAATATGCATCAAGCAATAACTGAAGCTAATTTCCCTTTAGGCGTGGGAGATTATCTATTCGAAAGATTAAGATTAACAGCAAATCATATGGTAAATTCCTAA
- a CDS encoding CYTH domain-containing protein: MAINHEIEFKQILTQQLYSQIKQHFFSNAHLFKQVNYYIDTPDFKLKSHRSALRIRVKDQCYEMTLKVPASTGLTEYNHKVTIEPELDKEIKLNELPTDIYQIITETFGINNDSLIILGALTTYRMEVAYDGDLLVLDKSEYLGMTDYELEFEVSDYDTGLVKFQKLLHQFDIQHQPPLNKVQRFFMQKEKLSNNIL, translated from the coding sequence ATGGCAATCAATCACGAAATTGAATTCAAACAAATTTTGACTCAGCAACTTTATTCACAAATAAAACAACATTTTTTTAGTAATGCTCACTTATTCAAACAAGTTAATTATTATATTGATACACCTGACTTTAAACTGAAATCACATCGCTCAGCATTACGTATAAGGGTGAAAGATCAATGTTACGAAATGACTTTAAAAGTACCCGCATCTACTGGTTTAACCGAATATAATCATAAAGTAACTATCGAACCAGAGCTTGATAAAGAAATTAAATTGAACGAATTACCAACAGATATTTACCAAATTATTACCGAAACATTTGGTATTAATAATGACTCACTTATTATCTTAGGTGCATTAACAACTTATCGAATGGAAGTAGCTTATGATGGTGACTTACTTGTCTTAGACAAAAGTGAATATTTAGGAATGACTGACTATGAGCTTGAATTTGAAGTTAGTGACTATGATACTGGACTAGTTAAATTTCAAAAATTATTACATCAATTTGATATTCAACATCAACCGCCATTAAATAAAGTACAACGATTTTTTATGCAAAAAGAAAAACTTTCAAACAATATATTGTAA
- a CDS encoding GTP pyrophosphokinase, producing MNQWDQFLTPYKQAVNELKIKLKGLRKQYEIGEYASPIEFVTGRVKPISSIIDKANKRQIPFDRLREEMYDIAGLRIMCQFVEDIDVVVNILKQRKDFKVVEERDYIRNTKQSGYRSYHVIIEYPIETLNGQKVILAEIQIRTLAMNFWATIEHTLRYKYDGDYPDEIQHRLERAAEAAYLLDEEMSEIKDEIQEAQKYYSQKRAKKHEND from the coding sequence ATGAATCAATGGGATCAATTCCTAACACCGTATAAACAAGCGGTAAATGAATTGAAAATTAAACTTAAAGGTTTACGTAAACAATATGAAATAGGCGAATATGCATCTCCAATTGAGTTTGTCACAGGTCGTGTTAAACCTATTTCAAGTATTATCGATAAGGCGAATAAACGACAAATACCTTTTGATCGTTTACGTGAAGAAATGTATGACATAGCAGGTTTAAGAATTATGTGTCAATTTGTAGAAGATATTGATGTGGTTGTTAATATTTTGAAACAACGTAAAGATTTCAAAGTAGTGGAAGAACGTGACTATATTAGAAATACGAAACAAAGTGGTTATCGTTCATATCATGTCATCATTGAATATCCGATTGAAACTTTAAATGGTCAAAAAGTAATATTAGCAGAAATTCAAATTCGTACCCTAGCGATGAATTTTTGGGCTACGATTGAACATACACTACGTTATAAATATGATGGTGATTATCCTGATGAAATTCAGCATCGTTTGGAACGTGCAGCCGAAGCTGCATACTTATTAGATGAAGAAATGTCAGAAATCAAAGATGAAATTCAAGAAGCACAAAAATATTACAGTCAAAAACGTGCTAAAAAACACGAAAATGATTAA
- a CDS encoding NAD kinase — translation MRYTILTKGDSKSNALKHKMINYMKDFRMIEDSENPEIVISVGGDGTLLQAFHQYSHMLSSVAFVGVHTGHLGFYADWLPHEVEKLIIEINNSEFQVIEYPLLEIIVRYNDNGYETRYLALNEATMKTENGSTLVVDVNLRGKHFERFRGDGLCISTPSGSTAYNKALGGALIHPSLEAMQITEIASINNRVFRTVGSPLVLPKHHTCLISPVNHDTIRMTIDHVSIKHKNVNSIQYRVANEKVRFARFKPFPFWKRVHDSFISSDDDR, via the coding sequence ATGCGCTATACAATTTTAACTAAAGGTGATTCTAAATCTAATGCCTTAAAGCATAAAATGATTAATTATATGAAAGACTTCCGCATGATTGAAGACAGTGAAAATCCAGAAATTGTCATTTCGGTTGGTGGAGATGGCACATTACTTCAAGCCTTTCATCAATATAGTCATATGTTATCAAGTGTAGCTTTTGTAGGTGTACATACTGGTCATTTAGGATTTTATGCTGATTGGCTGCCGCATGAAGTTGAAAAATTAATCATTGAAATTAATAATTCGGAATTTCAAGTGATTGAATATCCATTATTAGAAATAATAGTACGCTATAATGATAATGGCTATGAAACAAGATACTTGGCTCTAAATGAAGCTACAATGAAAACTGAAAATGGCTCTACATTAGTAGTTGATGTTAATTTAAGAGGTAAACATTTTGAACGCTTTAGAGGAGATGGTCTATGTATTTCTACACCATCTGGTTCAACTGCTTATAATAAAGCCTTGGGTGGTGCTTTAATTCATCCTTCGCTAGAGGCAATGCAAATTACTGAAATTGCCTCTATTAATAATCGTGTCTTTAGAACAGTTGGATCACCTTTAGTTTTACCTAAACATCATACATGTTTAATATCACCAGTCAATCACGATACTATTAGAATGACGATTGATCATGTAAGTATCAAACATAAAAATGTTAACTCAATACAATATCGTGTAGCTAATGAAAAAGTTAGATTTGCACGTTTTAAACCATTCCCATTCTGGAAAAGAGTACATGATTCATTCATTTCAAGTGATGATGATAGATGA
- a CDS encoding RluA family pseudouridine synthase — translation MIFTHEITHPELLKEWLKRHQFSKKTVSAIKQNGALIINGQPVTVRKMLCPQDILQIHLPKEQPSSNLQPYNKQLDICYEDPYVLVVRKYQQQNCTPSREHPHYSLIEQVLSYCRNKGEDINPHIVTRLDRDTEGLVIFAKYGHIHHLFSTVTLQKTYIALVNGQTDSSGVIEANIKRSPNSIITREVAQEGKYAKTSYKTLAHNHHYSICQIHLHTGRTHQIRVHFKHIGHPIVGDDLYGGTHPTIQGQTLQCSGILFDHPIEKKQISITIDYKQILKLFRNI, via the coding sequence ATGATTTTCACACATGAAATAACACACCCAGAACTGTTAAAAGAATGGTTAAAAAGACATCAATTTTCTAAAAAGACTGTGAGCGCCATCAAACAAAATGGCGCTTTAATTATTAATGGACAACCAGTTACTGTTAGAAAAATGCTTTGTCCTCAAGATATTTTACAAATTCATTTGCCTAAAGAACAGCCAAGTAGTAATTTACAACCTTATAATAAGCAATTAGATATCTGTTATGAAGATCCGTACGTATTAGTTGTTAGAAAATATCAACAACAAAACTGTACGCCCTCAAGAGAACACCCACATTATAGTTTGATAGAACAAGTACTGAGTTATTGTCGCAACAAAGGTGAAGATATTAATCCACATATTGTTACACGTTTAGATAGAGATACAGAAGGATTAGTCATATTTGCTAAATATGGTCATATTCATCACTTATTTTCTACAGTGACATTACAAAAGACTTATATTGCGTTAGTTAACGGTCAAACTGATAGTAGTGGCGTAATAGAAGCAAATATCAAACGCTCTCCAAATAGTATTATTACGAGAGAAGTAGCCCAAGAAGGTAAATACGCAAAGACATCTTATAAGACATTAGCACACAATCATCATTACAGTATTTGTCAAATTCACCTACATACTGGACGAACACATCAAATTAGAGTGCATTTTAAACATATAGGTCATCCAATTGTTGGAGATGATTTATATGGAGGTACGCATCCAACAATACAAGGACAGACGTTACAATGTTCTGGAATTTTATTTGATCATCCTATTGAAAAAAAACAAATTTCGATTACTATTGACTATAAGCAAATTTTAAAGTTGTTTAGAAATATATAA
- the mgtE gene encoding magnesium transporter gives MPIDTENRESSQEELYNKTLLDQELDNNNIDEFREEFLSMHTYEQSEYFEDTTEENRQKIFHFLSPEEVADFFDQLDIDDEEYEQLFDKMNATYASHILEAMSYDNAVDILNELSKSKVASLLTLMNKDDANEIKALLHYDEDTAGGIMTTEYLSLKAHTPVKEALIHVKEQAPDAETIYVIYVINDEDKLVGVLSLRDLIVAENDAYIEDIMSERVISVNVAEDQENVAQTIRDYDFMAVPVVDYQDHLLGIITIDDILDVMDEEASEDYSRLAGVSDIDSTNDSVVKTAAKRLPWLIILTFLGMITATILGSFEATLEKVALLAAFIPIISGMSGNSGTQSLAVSVRNITTGEINEQSKFKIALREAGSGILSGLVCATILFTIIVAIYHQPLLALIVGGSLTCAMTVGTLVGSMIPLLMNKLKIDPAVASGPFITTINDIISMLIYFGLATSFMAYLT, from the coding sequence ATGCCTATTGACACAGAAAATAGAGAAAGTAGTCAAGAGGAACTATATAACAAAACGTTATTAGACCAAGAGTTAGACAATAATAATATTGATGAATTTCGTGAAGAATTTTTATCTATGCATACTTATGAACAAAGTGAGTATTTTGAAGATACCACTGAGGAAAATAGACAAAAAATATTTCACTTCTTATCACCAGAAGAAGTAGCAGACTTTTTCGATCAATTAGATATCGATGATGAAGAATATGAGCAGTTATTTGATAAAATGAATGCTACATATGCTAGTCATATTTTAGAAGCAATGTCATACGATAATGCAGTAGATATTTTAAATGAGTTATCTAAATCTAAAGTAGCTAGTTTATTGACATTGATGAATAAAGATGACGCTAATGAAATTAAAGCATTATTACATTATGATGAAGATACTGCCGGCGGTATTATGACTACCGAATATTTATCTTTAAAAGCACATACACCTGTCAAAGAAGCTTTGATACATGTTAAAGAACAGGCGCCTGATGCTGAAACGATTTATGTTATTTATGTTATTAATGATGAAGATAAATTAGTAGGCGTATTATCATTAAGAGATTTAATTGTTGCTGAAAATGATGCTTATATTGAAGATATCATGAGTGAAAGAGTTATCAGTGTTAATGTTGCTGAAGACCAAGAAAATGTTGCTCAAACAATTAGAGATTATGATTTTATGGCCGTACCAGTTGTTGATTATCAAGATCATTTATTAGGTATTATTACAATTGATGACATTTTAGATGTTATGGATGAAGAGGCTAGTGAAGACTACTCTCGTTTAGCCGGTGTATCAGATATCGACTCTACGAATGATTCAGTAGTTAAAACAGCAGCCAAACGTTTACCTTGGTTAATTATTTTAACGTTCTTAGGTATGATAACTGCTACTATTTTAGGTAGTTTTGAAGCAACTTTAGAAAAAGTAGCATTATTAGCGGCATTTATACCAATTATCAGTGGTATGTCTGGTAACTCAGGAACACAATCACTAGCTGTATCAGTTCGTAATATTACTACTGGTGAAATTAATGAACAAAGTAAATTTAAGATTGCCTTACGTGAAGCGGGCAGTGGAATTTTATCAGGACTCGTATGTGCTACTATATTATTCACTATTATCGTTGCCATATATCATCAACCATTATTAGCACTTATTGTTGGTGGTAGTTTAACTTGTGCCATGACAGTTGGTACATTAGTTGGTTCTATGATTCCATTATTAATGAACAAATTAAAAATTGACCCAGCAGTAGCAAGCGGACCATTTATTACAACAATTAATGACATTATTAGTATGTTGATTTACTTCGGTTTAGCAACTTCATTTATGGCTTATTTAACTTAA